The following is a genomic window from Marinococcus sp. PL1-022.
ATATCCTCTATATTCGGGTTCCCAGATCGTTGCGTATAGCCTAAAATTGATTGCCGTATTCGCACTTTCAGCTTCTTTTCCAACAAGTGACTGATTTTTGCCACAACGCCCTGGTCACCATTGTTATACTGTTCGGGCTCAAAAGCTGATTCTGTACACAAAATGATAATCGTCTGTTGCCCGGCCTCCTGCAGTTCGGTAATTCGCTGGGCGATGGTTTCTATATCCATTTGATATTCCGGCAGCAATACGATATCCGCTCCACTTGCTATCCCTGCTGCTAATGTCAGCTGGCCTGACATCCCTCCGAACGTTTCTACAATAAAAATGCGTCCCTCCAGATTCCGCCCGGTCTGCTTTAAATGCCCAATTTGGTGATAAACATTTTCGATAGCCGTTTTATGACCGATGGTATAGTCCGTACCTGGAATGTCATTGTCTATCGTCATTGGAATGTGTATGACATTTACTCCATGCGCTATCAGCAGTTTAGCTCCCTGGGCAGAGCCGTCACCGCCGAATACCACCAACACCTCGACATTTTGGCTTTTAAGAGCTGCTTTTACTTGTTCTATTCCATCCGCTGTTTTTAAAACATCACTCCTCCCACTCTTAATCAAAAGCTCCCCGCTATGCATCACCGGCTCTATATCCTCTTGAGTGATTGGTATTGGCTTATTTCTCACAATACCTTCAAAACCGGAATGATAGCCGATATATTCGTGCTCCCGGCTGATTAAATGATACAGGGCTGCGTTGACGCCAGAGGCGTCGCCTCCGCTCGTGATTACTGCGATTTTCATGTTTTCTCCCTCCTTTTACTGCAGGCTGGCTTCGTTGATAACCTGCCAGATTTCTTCTTTGCTCCCCTTTAAAAAGATTTCTTTGGATTTTTCTTCGTTAAGAGCCGTCACCAGCTGCCTCAAAGCCCGTAAGTGCGTCTCAGCATCCGTACTTCCTAAGCAGAAGATCAGCTTCACGGGATCATTGGATTCGTGGCCAAAATTAACCGAGTTGGACAGACGAAGAAAGCTTAAACATAATTCATTCACCCCTTCTTCCGGTCTTGCATGCGGCATAGCCACCCCCTCATCGAGAACTACATATGGGCCATTATCTGTAACCATCTGAATCATCGCTTCTATATATTTTGGCTCGATCAATTGATTTTCTACTAATGGAGTGCTGCCGATTCTTATCGCTTCCTTCCAGTTTTCGGCTGGAATATCCAATTGGATGTATTCAGGTTTTAAGACTTTTTCAAGCACTGGACCAGACTTCCTTTCTTGTTTTTTTATTAGAACGTCGGTTATTTTTTGCTGATCTGTTTCATTGATCATTGGGTTAATCATTATTGAAGGAAGGTCGATGTTTTCTATGGGCATAGTAGAAAAGATATAATCAACTTCTGAAAGTTCTCTGTCCTGATGAAGCTGAAAGTAGGAAATAACTCTATCAACAATAATTTCCGGAAATAATCGTTTGAGACGACTTTTCATCAATTGAACAGTTCCGATCCCGCTTCCACATACAAGCAGCACCCTCATTCTGCTTCTAGACTCCATCCGCTCAGTAGCAGCCCCAAAATGCAGTGTTAAAAAGCAAACTTCGTCTATATTGAAAGCAACATTATATTCCTCTTCAATTTCATTTAGATTCTGCTCCACCCATTGCGAAAGCCTGCTGTATTCTTCCATGATTTGGTCCGTCATCGGATTATTTAAGCCAAGCTGAAACTGGAGCCGATAAATAGCTGGCTTCAAATGTACAAGCAGCCCCTGCTCCAGCTGCACGTCATCCATGAAGTCAATCCCGCTTTGAAAGCTGATTTTTGCCACCATTTTTTTTATCAGCGCAAGCAGTCTGTGATCTTCATCGGTTTCAATAGACTGCAGGGTTTTTGAACTAAGTAGATGGAGTGTAATGAAGGCAGCTTCGTCTTCACACAGACTTTTATCCAACTTTGCTTCCAGCAGCTTTACAATTTTTTTGCCAATCTCAAATTCTTTATACGTTCTAATATTCCATTGATCGATATCTGGAAATGTAATCGTTTTTTCCTGCTTTAAGCGCTGCATAGCCAAAACAACATGAATGATAATCCCCTGCATAGCTAAATCCGTTAATTCCGGCATTGATTGCTGTAAAAGAGAAAGCAGTTCTTTTCTGAGCTGCTCGATATCTTCGGAGGAATCCTCCATATGCTGGGTCAGCCACTCAAGAGTTTTTTCATCTCCAAACTGATTGGAGAGCTGCTTGTAGGAACGACGAATATTCAGCTCTGTGCCCTTCAAAAGAAATCCTTTATTATTTTCGTATTCAACATCCACATGAAAAGGCTGAAGAAATTCCGAAAGCTTTTTAACATCTTCAAGTACGGTTCTTCTTGTCACATGCATCAATGCAGCCATTTCTTTAGAATTAACGGGCCTTCCTGTTTGAAAGAGCATGCCGAGAATCGTCATCATCCGCTCTAAAGGAGAGAGTCTTACGTGAAATTCGTCTATATCCTGAACCGAGTGAAAAATCTTGTGCTTGTCGGCTTCTTTTAAATTGATTAGTATACCCTGGGATTTATCACGATGAATGTCAGCCTGGAAGCTGCTCACAAAATACTCTACTTCATTCACGTCATTGCGCATCGTCCTTTCACTTACATTGTAGAAGTCTGCCAGTTCACCCATCTTTGTCGGCGTGCTTTTTTTAATTAAAAATTGTAGTAAATTACGTTGTCTTTCATTTAGCATGGTGACCTCTCCTCTGGTTAAAATCATAAGACAAAAACTCTCACAATAGATAAGAAACCGTTTACAAAATAAAAACGGAAATTCTTCTTCTCTTTTCTTTTTCTATTATATAGATCATTAGTTACACACAAACACTTAGTGTTTTCAAAAGAAAAAGCGCCTGGATTCTGATACCATCCAGGCGCTTTTTCTTGTCTTACTATTTTTTAGAGTATGTTAAACAGAACGCTTTCTATTGAAAATTTGATTAGTTCTTAATCCACCTGCACATTTTTAATCGCACGGCGCACCGATTGAATCAGCAGGTCAAAGGCTTTCTGGGCTTTTTCAATATCCTGCTCTGCCAGCCCCTCCAGTAACGTATGATGGTACGGGTAGCTTTCATCAAAGATATGTTCAATGCCAAAGGGCTCGTTCCAGAATTGTTCAAACTGGTCACCCACGGAATTAATGATGCTGTTAAGAAAATCGTTATCTGCCAGCTGATAGATGTATTCATGAAAGGATGCATCCGCCTGGTTCGCCGTTTTCCGGTCATTGTGGCTGATGGCTTCTTCATATTCCGTTAAATACGCTTGCAGCTGCTTAATATCCTTTTCTTGAATATTTGAAATCGCCAGGTCAATCGCCTTTTTCTCCAGCGCCTCCCGCACCTCAAGAATTTCCAGCAGAAACCGCTGTTCGTTCTCGATATCAAACATCGTATGAATATAAAACGGGCGCAGCTCGTTCACGAAAATGCCCTTGCCGTTAATCACCTGAATGGCACCCCGGGACTCGAGGATCTGCAGTGCCTCCCGCAGCGTCGAGCGGCCGATCTGCAGCTTATCCGACATATCGCTGACGCTTGGCAGGCGGTCCCCCTCCTTTAATTTTTCTGATTTGATAAACGCATATATTTCATCCACCACCTGGGCAGACAGCTTTTGTTTTTTTATAGCCTTCACTAAGGAATACCACCCTTCAGCGTTGTTCTTCTTTTTATTATAACTTGAATTGCCGTATGAAAGGAAATGTGCCGGGAAATAAAAAAACCTTGCTTAATTTATCAGAATATTTTAACCTATATGATAGGTAGACAGCATGACTCATTGGAGGGTTGCATAATGGAATTAACGGACGAAGAAATTTGCATGGGGGACGGCGACAATGAAGGAAATCCCTACCACGCCGTGGCGCCACCGATTTATCAGACGAGTCTTTTCACCAAACCGACATTTGAAGCATTCGCCGAGGATCAGGTGCATGAAAACGAGCGCCACGTGTACAGCCGGGGCACCAACCCTACGGTCGAGGTGCTCGAGCAGAAGCTCGCTGCCCTGGAGCGCGGCGGGGCCTGCAAGTGCTTTGGCTCCGGCATGGGAGCAATCAGCAGCACCTGGATGACGATTCTCCGCCCCGGCGATCACGTGCTGTTTTTGAATCACACCTATGGGCCGGCCCTGCAGCTGATCGAGCACCTGTCTTCCTTTGATATTGCCTATACGGTCTGGACGAAGGACTCGGACAGAAGCATGGAGGACTGCATTCAGCGAAATACCGTCCTCATTTATATGGAAAACCCCGGAACAATGACAATGGAGATCATCGACATAGAACAGGCCGTCGCCATGGCCAGAGAACATAGCATTACCACGATGATGGACAATACATGGGCAACCCCGCTTTTTCAAAAGCCTTTAACCATGGGCGTGGATATTGTCGTGCATTCGTTAACCAAGTATATCGGCGGCCACAGTGACGTGCTCGGCGGGGCCGTAATCGCAAGCCGGGCGTTTATTAAAAAGTTATTTTTTCACGGCTATCAGCTGTTCGGATCGGTGCTGTCTGCGATGGAGGCCTCTATGGTCATCCGGGGGCTGCGTACACTGCCGCTCCGGATGAGAAATCATGAAAGCAACGCCGCAGAGGTTATTTCTTTTCTGCAGACCCGCCCCGAAGTAAAAGCGATTCACCATCCGTCGGTGAACAAGGAAGCCAGTGCCCTGGTCGACCAGCAGTTTTACGGCTTGTCCGGGCTGCTCAGCTTTGAATTAAAGGACGGCGGCTTTGAAAACGTGGCACGCTTCATCAACGAGCTGCGCCTGTTTCGCATCGGCACGAGCTGGGGGGGATTTGAAAGTCTCGTTACCTCCCCGGTCAAACCGGGCAACGAAGAAACTCTTCGCCACCAGGGATTTGACACCGGCCTGATCCGGCTGTCGGTCGGCCTCGAGGGAGCTCCGCAGCAGATTAAGGACCTCGAAGGCGCGTTTGAACGAACCAGGCATTATGTACAGTAGCAGTTAAACTTAAGTATGTATGAGGAGGAAATAGTATGTCTGAACATACAGAACAGCAGCACCGGCCGCAGCCGGGTATAGGGATCGCCCTTATTCCGGTGTTTCTCGCCGTAGCCATTCTCGTAGGCGGCATCGGCATCCTGCAGTATCCCGCCGAACTGATGCTCGTTTTTGCCGCGGTCGTTTTCGTCATCTTTGCGGTCATTTACGGGGCCAAATGGGACAATATCATTCTGGAAATGGGAGAGAAGATCAAGCGCGCGCTTCCGGCCATTCTGATTCTGCTCAGCATCGGCATCATCATCGGCTCCTGGATGATTTCAGGAACAATCCCGCTGATGGTGTACTACGGCCTGCAGCTGATCAATCCGGCGCATTTATTTGTGCTCGCCTTTATTGTTACCGCTATCACATCCACCTTTACCGGTACAAGCTGGGGCTCGGCCGGAACGATTGGTGTCGCCCTGATCAGCATCGCCCAGACGATGGACGTATCTCTTGCGATCACAGCGGGCGCGGTCGTTTCCGGGGCGTATTTCGGGGATAAGCTCTCCCCGCTCTCAGACACGACCAACATGAGCGCTATCGCCGCGGGTTCCGACCTGTATGAGCACATCCGCCATATGCTGTATACCGCCGTGCCTTCGTCGATTCTGGCGCTCATCGTTTTCTGGATTGCCGGTACGACGATTCCAACATCCTCCGGCCAGATCGCCGAGGTGGAGAGCATGACCGCGTCGCTGGAAAATTTATTTTCACTGAATCCCCTGCTTTTGATTCCGCCGCTGATTGTGCTGATCGGCTCGATAATGAAAAAGCCGCCGCTGATTATTTTGTTTGTTTCCTCGCTTACGGCTTTGCTGCTCGCGTGGATTCTTCAGGGTGCCGCGTTCAGTAATATTTTTGCCTCTGTGGTGTCCGGGTTTACGACCGATATGCTCCCGGAGAATGTGGAATTATCGGAGGACCTGTCATCACTGTTAAACCGGGGCGGCCTGTATTCGATGTATAACGCCACCTTCTTCATCTTTTGTGCGTTTTTCTTCGCCTCGGCCCTCGAAGCCTCCAACGTGCTGCGCGTGCTGCTTGAAGGAATCATTCAAAAGCTCCGTTCGACGGGCAGCATCGTTTTCACGACGCTCGTATCCGGCTTTGTCGTGATTAACGGAACGTCCAACGCGCTCGTCACCTATTTTCTGATTAAGGATATTTACGGCGATGTGTTTCGAAAGCACCGCCTGCATCCGGTCAACCTGTCGAGAAGCATGGAGGATTCGGTCACCATCACCGAGGTGCTGATGCCATGGACCGTGTCCGGCGTGTTTATGGCCACCACGCTCGGCGTAGGCAACTTTGAATTCCTGCCGTGGGCCGTATTTAACTGGGGCGGCTTTATCTTTTCCGCATTGCTCGCGTTTCTGGCGCCGTGGACCAATAACTTCGGCATCCGCACGCTGCCGGAGGCTTCCGCCCAGTACGGCGATCCTTCCGAGGAAGAGCCTAAATCTCTTTATAAATAGATCAGGATGAAAAAGCTGCCTCTTCACATGAACTGTAACCTATAAAATGGACAGGAAATAAAAAGAGTCTAGGCTGTTAACAGATGATCCCGGTATTGGACCGGGGTCATTTTTTTTAGTCCCCACTGGTAGCGGCGGTGATTATATCTGTCGATATAATCGTGAACAATCTGCTTCAGTTGAGCGAAGGTGGCACAGAGACGGGGGTCCACCATATCTTTAAAGTGTCCAAAGAAGGATTCCATGGGAGCATTATCCCAACAATTGCCGCGCCGGGACATGGATTGGCAGAGACCCGCCTGCTTCACCTTGGCCTGAAAGGCCGGGTGTGTATAGTGCGTCCCCTGGTCGGAATGAAGCATCGCTCCGGGATGGAGGGACTGATGCTGCAGTTGGTCCAGGGTCTCATGGGCGAGATCCATCGCTAGCGAGGTGGAAACGACATGAGCCAGAATTTCTTTGGTGGCGCTGTCTTTGATACACGACAAGTACGCTTTTTGCCCCTGGCCGTAATACAGATACGTGATATCTGTCAGAAGAATTTTTCCAGGTTCCTGGGCGTCAAAAGCCCGGTTCAACAGGTTGGGGCAGGTCTGGTGCTCCTGGGTGGCCTTCATGAGCTTTTTATAGGGGGTCGCCCGGCGGATTTTCGTTACCATCTGAAATTTGGCCATTAACCGTCGAATTTTTTTATGATTCATGATGATGCCCTGATCGTTTTCAAGCATCATTTTGATCTGCAGGGCGCCTGCTTTTTCATGATGACGCTCAAACAGCTCCCGAATCCGTTCGGCCTCCCGGGCATCGTGGTCGTCCTGCCGCTGCCTCTCCGGTTCATTCTTCCGCCAGGCGTAATACCCGCTCCGGCTGACCCCGGTCAGGTGACATAAATACGACACGTGACCGAGGAGCTCATGTGTATCAATGACCGCCTGAATCAATCCGTACACCTCGTGGGGGGTTAACGGTGTTTCTTCTTCGACACCTGCCTTTCGAGCTCTTCGAGCTTTTTTAAGAAGTCGATTTCAGCCTCCAGATACTGTATGCGTGTTTCGGCTCGCTGAAGCTTGTCGTCCGTGGAACGCGAACGGGACGAGGGCCGGCCCGCAGCTCCTTTCCCCCGGCGTTCCTGTTCGAGGCCCAGGTCCCCATAACGCTCGTGGGTTTGTCGCCATCGCTGCAGGCATCGTTTCGGCTGTTCCTTGCCAATGACCGTCAGGTCAAGGTCGTGCTCGACAAAAATCTGCGCTGGTCCAGCTCCCTGATGATAAGCATGGACGGCCTTCTTCTTAAAATCCGGATGATACGAAATCGTCCGGTCGGATACCTTTCGAATGCACGGATGAGCTTCTAACTGCTTTTGTTCGCTCGCCGAATACCTTCTTTTCATCGCTGTTCCTCCGTTCGTTCTCTTTTCGTTTAGTATACACGGCAATTGGGGATGGAAAATAGAAAAAACCCGAATGATGGGCACTTTTTTATCGTGTCCATCATTCGGGTTATAGTTCAACATAGGGGGCAGTTTTTACTTCTTTGTTTCGCGACGTTAGCTAAGACCTAATACCTAAAGTAGTACTATTAAATTTATCTTTATGCCTTTATGCTTAGAATACAGTTTGTTTTGAAAAATATGTATTCTGACTATAAGGAGCGTTTTATGCATACTTCTATTAAAATGATGTTCGCCATAACGATTGTCACGGCGTTTTTTTTGAGTCTTTCCATCAGCGTGAAAGCAGAAGCAGCAGAACGAATTTCAGGAGAAGACCGCATTGGCACCGCTATTGAAATTTCCCAGTACGGGTGGGAACACAGTGATGCCGTAGTCATCGCCAGGTCGGACCACCCTGCAGACGCTCTCGCTTCGGCGGGAATTGTGGAAATGGCTGATGCACCCATCCTGCTGTCCAGAACTAATTCATTGGATCCCCGCATCATGGAGGAGGTTCTCCGGCTTGATGCCCAGACTGTCTACCTGCTCGGCGGAGAGGCAGCTCTTTCTTCCAACGTGGAACAGGAGCTTCGAAGCGCAGGGGTCAACGTGGAACGCGTATCGGGGAGCACCAGATACGAAACAGCGGAGGAAGTAAATGACACTGCCGGCTATGCCAGTGCCTCCTCGGCCATTCTGGTCAGCGGAGAAGTCGCTGCCGACGCTTTAAGTGCATCCGGCATGGCGGTGGATGACCGTCTGCCTATTTATTTAACGAAAAAAGACAGCCTGTCTACGGACCTGCCTTCTTCAGTCAATTATGTCACTATTTTTGGCGGCACTAACGCCGTCAGCTCCGAGGTCGTCGAGCAGCTGGAGGCCCAGGGGGTTAAAGTACGAAGAATTAAAGGCGACACCCGTTACGAAACAAGCGTCAAAGCCGCCGCGTCTTATTCTCCCGGCAATTACAACCTGCTGGTTCGCGGCACTTCCGTAAAAAGCGATGAGGAAGATTATCCTGATGCCGTAGCTGCCGCCGGCCTGGCAAATAAAATCGGAGCTTCCATTGTTCTCTCTCATCCTTCCCAGGCGCAGGCTTCCACCACCAATTATTTAAGCAGCTCGTATAATACTAATATTATTCTAGGCGGAACTGCCGCTATCTCCGATCAGGTAAAAGCTTCCTATGAAGAAGCTGCACCGGGGGATTCACCCGATAGTGTGGAATTAGTGGAAGGCATATCCACCTACACGATCGATAATATTATTGCATCCGGCGAAAAATATATTGGTACCCCGTATCAATTCGGGGCACCGCCTTACACCACGGAAACCTTTGACTGTTCCTCCTTTCTGCAGCTTATCTTTGCAGAAAACGGGGTTACACTGCCCCGAACATCACGCCAGCAGTACCAAGAAGGTGTAGAGGTTCCGGAAGACCAGCTGGAAAAGGGCGATCTTGTCTTTTTTGACACTACCAATGATGGCTCCATCAACCACGTTTCGATGTACATTGATGAAGAAACGCTATTTCACGCGACCCTAAGCAGAGGCGTCGACTATACTGGATTTACCAACTACTGGAGAAGCCATATGGTCGGTGCGAAGCGTATTACCGAGGAATAAAGAAAAGCCCAGCAGTCTCTCTTTAAAGAGTAACTGCTGGGCTTTTTGCGCTCAAAAAAGCGCACACCCGTTACGTTTTTGCTTCACTTTCCCGCACCCGCGGCGCCCGGTATGCCATCAGCGCAATCGCCATGGCGACCACAACAAGCGCACTTCCGGCCCAGGAGGTGGCCGCGACCACGGACTGCTCCACAACGATGCCGCCGAGAATGGAGCCAATTGCAATGCCGACCTGAAGGGCCGAGGTGTTCACGCTCTGCTGGATGTCCGACGTTTCCGGAGCGACGGCAATCAAATAACTCTGCTGTGCCGGTGCGATCGACCAGCTGAGGATGCCCCAGATGATGACGGCTGTGATGAAGAGGGCCATCGAGTTCGTGGCAAACGGCAGGATGAATAGGATGACCGCAAACGATGCGATGAACGTGAGCGACATTTTTTTTGAGCCGAACTGGTCGGTCAGCCAGCCGCCGACGCCACCGCCGGAGACCGCAGCCGCCCCGAAAATGAAGAACATAGCGCTGATCCAGAACGAGTTCAGTCCCATCGTTTCCTGCATGAACGGGTTAAAGTAGCCGTACAGTGTGTAGTGGCCTGCAAGCACGAGCAGCGTCACGCTGTGAATGCCGACGATCTTAATATCCTTGAGCGAGCGGATCTGCTGGCCGACGGTCACCACCTGCTCCGGCTGCATGCGCGGCAGAAAGCGGACCATGAGCGCACCGATCAACACCGTGAGCACCGCAATCATGACAAAGATGATCCGCCAGCCGAACGCCTCTCCGATAAGCACGCCGAGCGGCACCCCGAGCACGAGCGCCGAGCTCACGCCCATCGTGACGAGGCCGATACTGCGGGAACGGTATTTGGCCTCCACGAGCTTCGGCGCCATCGTGAGCGCGAGCACAATAATGAGCGCGGCGCTGGCCGCCGTTACAAACCGGGCGGCCATCAGCACCGCAAACGTCGGAGCAAAGCTTGCGCCGATATTCGCGATGGCAAACACGGCGAGCGCCCACATGTAGACGGTTTTGCGCTCCACGTTGGACGTAAATGACAACAACAGCGGCCCGGCCACCGCAAATACGAGGGCAAAAATCGTAATCAGCTGACCGGCAATCGCAATAGAGACCCCTAAATCGTCCGAAATGAGCGGAAGAATGCCGCTGATAATCAGTTCGACCATGCCGACGATAAACGCCGACACCGCCAGTAAGTATACACGTGAATTCATAACACAATGACCTCGGAAGACTGCTGCGTCCTCCGTTCCTTTCTATCCTAAAATCTTCTATTTCATTCTAACACGAACCTCACACCGAAAACGATATGCTGCCTGCACGAAAAAAGCAGCACCCGAACCGGGCCCTGCCTTCTCTCATTTATATCAGCTGCACATTTGGTGTCGTTTTTTCGTGATTCTGGTACTGCCTGGCCATGATGCCTTCCGGGGTAATCTCCCAATCGGTGATCGAAAGCACCAATTCGTGCCGAAAACCGGTCAAACGGCAGGAGGCCAGCTCCTCTATGTGTACCGGGCGCCCCTGCAGTTCCTCCAGCAGCTCGTACGTTTCCGGCTTCCACATCATATATTCGTCGTAAAAGAAAGGAATAAGTAATCCTTCCTCTCGCTGCTTTGCCTGTTCGAAGTTAACAATTGCACTATCACGAAAAAGAGAGCCTATGTCCTCCCAGCGATCCGAACGGACCTGGGCTGCAATGAATGTGTTTCTCATCAGTGACAACTCCTTTCCTCCCTCTATTCCCAAAAGAAAGGAAAGTTAGTCATGAATGATGAATGTTTTGTAAGAAACGCTTTCATTCACTGTGGCTGAAACAGCTCCACGAGCAGCAGCGCCACCGCCCCAAGCATGGTTGCCCTGCTGCCAAATTCGGTAAGAACGACTTTGGTCTGCTTGGCCTGCTGGGTAAGGCCGCGCTCCTGAATAATACGCCTGAGCGGCTCGAGCACGTACTTTCCGGACTCCGAGACCCCGCCGCCGATAATAACCTTGGTCGGGTTGATGATATGGATCAGATTGGTGAGGCCGATGCCAAGGTATTCCCCGGTCTGCCGGAGAATATCGATGGCAAGCTGATCACCTGCTTCAGCAGCGGCAAACACGACCTCCCCGCTCACCCGTTCGAGATCTCCTTCAATCAGCTCCCAAATACGGCTGTCGGGATGCTCTTTCAGGCTTTCCACGGTTCGCTCGGCGACCGCCGGCCCGGAGGCGACCGTCTGCAGACAGCCGTTGCTTCCGCACGCACAGCGGCGGCCGTGTACATCAATCGCCATATGGCCGAGCTCCCCGGCGATATCGTACTCCCCGTGATACAGCTCGCCGTTGATGATAATGCCGGAGCCGATCCCACGGCCGACGTTGACCGCGACCATGCTTGTAACGTTTTCTCCGCTTCCAAACCAGGCTTCGCCGAGCGCCATCGCGCGCGCATCGTTTTCTACTTTCACAAGAAAACCGAATTCCTTTTCCAGCTCTTCCTTAATGGGAATATTTCGAAGGTGCAGGTTCGGGGCAAACAGCGACGTTCCCGTTGCCACATCGACCACCCCGTGCATCGCCACGCCAATACCGACGACTTTATCCCGCATGAGCGGAATTTCATTTAATAAATCATGAATGCCTTTTTTTACGACATCCAAAAATTCCGATTCCTCCGTCAGGCTGATGCTTTCCCTCAGGTGATGAATCACCGTGCCGGACAGATCGGCGAGGCCAAACTCCACCTCTGTCGGGCCGGCGTCGAGACCGATAATATAAAAGTCACTGCTGTTGATCACAAGCATCGTCGGCTTCCGGCCGCCCTGTGAATCGCCGAGGCGGCTTTCCTTCACAATTCCCTGCTCGATCAGCTCGCGCACATTCGCGCTCACCGTCGGCGGGGTCAGGTTGGTTTCTTTCGCAATCTGGGCACGTGAGATCGGGCCCTCGCTACGGATTTTGTTTAATACAATTGATTTGTTAATGGACTTCATCCATTGAAAACTGCCGGTTTGCATAACTGTTCCCCCGTTTCGCGGCCCCTGGTTCCTCATCCACGTGCCCTAATGCTGTAAATATCATCCGCGTGAATCTTCTATATCGTTATTCTCCGCGCAGGCGAAGCTGAAAATGAAAAGGCTTCATGTGCAGCTGGTACGGCTCCAGTACGTCCGGACCGCAGCTGGCTGAGCCGAGGCCGTGCTGCTGGTGGTCCACCTGCACCGTCACGTAGTCCGCTTTCACCAGCTCATGACGGTGACGGGCCTGTTCCATATTTTCGCGGGTATACTCCTGAATTGTAAAGTCAAAGCGCTCACCGCGAGCTTCAGCCGTTAATGACACCGCTCCGCCTTTGATCGTCACTTCGCGCACGTGGTGGCGATTCCCGTTTTCCTGTGGATAAATGTACGGGGTCATCAGCTCCGGCACCGGAAGCGACCACTGGCCGCGCCGCACGGACTGCCGGCTGTCGCGGTAGGCTTCTCCCGGCCCGAGACCGAGCCAGTCCACCTGCTGCATGGATTGGGGCACGGTCCATTCGATGCCGACCCGCGGCAGGGTTTCCGGATAGTCGCCATTCGGCACAACAGAAACATCTATGTCCACTGTTCCCGAAGGTGCAACCACATACGTCCACTCGACGTCCATCCTCCACGCCACCCCCGGAGGCGCGACGCTTTCCTGAACAGTCACATGCACCGCTTCGCCGTGTTCGGCCACTTCGACTTTTCTCGTCCGG
Proteins encoded in this region:
- a CDS encoding 6-phosphofructokinase; translated protein: MKIAVITSGGDASGVNAALYHLISREHEYIGYHSGFEGIVRNKPIPITQEDIEPVMHSGELLIKSGRSDVLKTADGIEQVKAALKSQNVEVLVVFGGDGSAQGAKLLIAHGVNVIHIPMTIDNDIPGTDYTIGHKTAIENVYHQIGHLKQTGRNLEGRIFIVETFGGMSGQLTLAAGIASGADIVLLPEYQMDIETIAQRITELQEAGQQTIIILCTESAFEPEQYNNGDQGVVAKISHLLEKKLKVRIRQSILGYTQRSGNPNIEDILLAGILGDFVKKSVLQHEFNFMAGMKKGIPVMLPLTVSGKGEAPLLIQEFVEIAENKKLILGERRNK
- the nhaC gene encoding Na+/H+ antiporter NhaC, whose amino-acid sequence is MSEHTEQQHRPQPGIGIALIPVFLAVAILVGGIGILQYPAELMLVFAAVVFVIFAVIYGAKWDNIILEMGEKIKRALPAILILLSIGIIIGSWMISGTIPLMVYYGLQLINPAHLFVLAFIVTAITSTFTGTSWGSAGTIGVALISIAQTMDVSLAITAGAVVSGAYFGDKLSPLSDTTNMSAIAAGSDLYEHIRHMLYTAVPSSILALIVFWIAGTTIPTSSGQIAEVESMTASLENLFSLNPLLLIPPLIVLIGSIMKKPPLIILFVSSLTALLLAWILQGAAFSNIFASVVSGFTTDMLPENVELSEDLSSLLNRGGLYSMYNATFFIFCAFFFASALEASNVLRVLLEGIIQKLRSTGSIVFTTLVSGFVVINGTSNALVTYFLIKDIYGDVFRKHRLHPVNLSRSMEDSVTITEVLMPWTVSGVFMATTLGVGNFEFLPWAVFNWGGFIFSALLAFLAPWTNNFGIRTLPEASAQYGDPSEEEPKSLYK
- a CDS encoding BglG family transcription antiterminator; its protein translation is MLNERQRNLLQFLIKKSTPTKMGELADFYNVSERTMRNDVNEVEYFVSSFQADIHRDKSQGILINLKEADKHKIFHSVQDIDEFHVRLSPLERMMTILGMLFQTGRPVNSKEMAALMHVTRRTVLEDVKKLSEFLQPFHVDVEYENNKGFLLKGTELNIRRSYKQLSNQFGDEKTLEWLTQHMEDSSEDIEQLRKELLSLLQQSMPELTDLAMQGIIIHVVLAMQRLKQEKTITFPDIDQWNIRTYKEFEIGKKIVKLLEAKLDKSLCEDEAAFITLHLLSSKTLQSIETDEDHRLLALIKKMVAKISFQSGIDFMDDVQLEQGLLVHLKPAIYRLQFQLGLNNPMTDQIMEEYSRLSQWVEQNLNEIEEEYNVAFNIDEVCFLTLHFGAATERMESRSRMRVLLVCGSGIGTVQLMKSRLKRLFPEIIVDRVISYFQLHQDRELSEVDYIFSTMPIENIDLPSIMINPMINETDQQKITDVLIKKQERKSGPVLEKVLKPEYIQLDIPAENWKEAIRIGSTPLVENQLIEPKYIEAMIQMVTDNGPYVVLDEGVAMPHARPEEGVNELCLSFLRLSNSVNFGHESNDPVKLIFCLGSTDAETHLRALRQLVTALNEEKSKEIFLKGSKEEIWQVINEASLQ
- a CDS encoding FadR/GntR family transcriptional regulator; the protein is MKAIKKQKLSAQVVDEIYAFIKSEKLKEGDRLPSVSDMSDKLQIGRSTLREALQILESRGAIQVINGKGIFVNELRPFYIHTMFDIENEQRFLLEILEVREALEKKAIDLAISNIQEKDIKQLQAYLTEYEEAISHNDRKTANQADASFHEYIYQLADNDFLNSIINSVGDQFEQFWNEPFGIEHIFDESYPYHHTLLEGLAEQDIEKAQKAFDLLIQSVRRAIKNVQVD
- a CDS encoding HTH domain-containing protein — protein: MKRRYSASEQKQLEAHPCIRKVSDRTISYHPDFKKKAVHAYHQGAGPAQIFVEHDLDLTVIGKEQPKRCLQRWRQTHERYGDLGLEQERRGKGAAGRPSSRSRSTDDKLQRAETRIQYLEAEIDFLKKLEELERQVSKKKHR
- a CDS encoding aminotransferase class I/II-fold pyridoxal phosphate-dependent enzyme, whose protein sequence is MELTDEEICMGDGDNEGNPYHAVAPPIYQTSLFTKPTFEAFAEDQVHENERHVYSRGTNPTVEVLEQKLAALERGGACKCFGSGMGAISSTWMTILRPGDHVLFLNHTYGPALQLIEHLSSFDIAYTVWTKDSDRSMEDCIQRNTVLIYMENPGTMTMEIIDIEQAVAMAREHSITTMMDNTWATPLFQKPLTMGVDIVVHSLTKYIGGHSDVLGGAVIASRAFIKKLFFHGYQLFGSVLSAMEASMVIRGLRTLPLRMRNHESNAAEVISFLQTRPEVKAIHHPSVNKEASALVDQQFYGLSGLLSFELKDGGFENVARFINELRLFRIGTSWGGFESLVTSPVKPGNEETLRHQGFDTGLIRLSVGLEGAPQQIKDLEGAFERTRHYVQ